The region ATTCTGTTAGTTGTACTACCAAAACGCTATAGTTTGGACTCTAAACGTGTATTCCTTTGAAACGGTTTGGGTATGactttttatgtttttaataaatattttttcaataaaaatttttcaatttgtttacCTCGGCCGGTTGTACTTCTTTGTTAGATGATTTCAAAAACCTCCTTATCACTGGAGCCACTAGCATTGGATctaatttttcaacattttgcGACGAAATTAGGCTGACGAGAAGGCCGACGCTCATCGTCACCAATGCACCAGTAACGGTATACCAAAGGTAACTCAGACGATATAGCGCTAAAGGCTCTCTGAAAATGTTATTCTTTAGTTAATTAGTACATTTTCATATTTACAATTTGCTGTTACATTAAttggcaacgaaaaataattttattgcgCTGATAATTTCTAATACTGTTTAGCATTTCCCATCATAGTAGTACTCATAGTCGAATTCTTTAGTTGGTTAACAATTGTTGAacacattaacactagaactaccgaaccagtcaaagtgactggtggatgattttttctttcacgattagtgaaactacgaaaacgttttcacgagaaattttttaatgtatctcttctttggagtacatgttaccataaaaatcgtatgaaacctgagcaaattcaatcttactgttatcataaagggataagtctaagtcacgtttagggctcggtagttctggtATTAATACGGTACTGattaaagaagaagaagtaaaCATTATTCGTGACTCGATTCAGTGTCTCGAAATGATGGTGCAaactaaacaaaaataattttactaaaAACACGTGTCAGATATTTTGTCAATTCACTGCATGTTTACAACAATTGCGAAATTGAATTTTGGTCTGATGCATATGCAGCTTAGTGCTTACTCCAAACACGAAGTACCAGGTAAATTGATGTTATAATAAATTGAgtcgaaaacattttttacagtTTAAACTTATTTTCTAAATATAGAATCACCAAATTTCTAACATTTAAATACTCACGGAAGCATATTGTCTTCGCCCTCGTTCAAAATGTTGTCAGGTGGGAGGAATATCATTAAATTTTCTACCTGGGGAAACGTGTAGTAGCATCCTTCCGTGGAAACGGGTTTCTCGTCGAATCTAATCAAATGTCACAcataatttgaaataaaatatatattagaaatttaaaaaaaacttacTTCAATTTTCCGCTGGCAATGGCCGCCTCAGCCGAAAGACTGATCCAACTCATGAAGCTCAGACCGGAAAGTCCTCCGAGTAGCGCACCCTGAATTTCATAAAATGTTTTAATCATCCTTATCGTAAAATATTAGTTCAATAGTCAATTTTCGAATACCTTCGCATTCACCCAGGGCAATAACACGCCCATACTGAAGATACCCAGAGAAGGTCCACTGGTAATGGATCCCAAACTTGTAGTCAACTAAAAGACATTATTATCATGAATTAATTAATCCTGTATTTTAGAATTTCcccgtttaaaaaattatgtagtTTCTGTTTTAATCCCCGTGGCTCCGAGTACCTGCAAGACGTGAGATCCTGTTTTCTCAACAACGAACACGAGGGCCACGCAAATTATTCCCAAAATTACGACTGTGAGCTTCATCAGTATGTCCGCCGCCTTCGGCGTGAAAGGGGTCTTCCGGAAAGGTTTTATGAAATCTTCCAGCACTACCGCGGACATGGAATTCAAACCGGTTGATAACGAGCTGAAACGAAGGAACGGATAAAGTTCGAGTCGTATGCTATACTTTGaagttcatttttaattttacctcAACGCCGCGCTGAACACACCGGCGACAAAAAGCCCCGGAAGTCCCGGCATTTCTTTCAGCACGTTCATGACGAGCAGAGGCAACAGTTGGTCCTTCGCGCCTGCTAACTGTATCAAAAGTATTTTCCCTTATATATGGAAACGTAACAATGGCATATGTAATTCTCGGATTTTAAATCcgaataattaatatttctgttCATTGAATTATCAATAATGTTGTTCAAGCCACTAAAATAAACGAAAAGAATCGTACACCAAAAAACAGAAGATCGTTCAAAATAATAGGAATCGAAatacatttgtttttttttccactGTAACTAAATtgctataaaataaagaaagtttACTTTAGTTCTTACAAGTGGAAAATTCGTATAAGAttttgatatttaatattttcgaaatataGACTTCATTGAGAATTCGAAGTATCGCTGCTTCTTTATTATTGTCTATTAGATTTGCGTTACTCGTGGCGGAAGTTTAATAGAACTCGGTCTAACAAACATCTACTGGCATTGTAAATTATTCAATGTCGAACGTGTCAGTGATGTCTGTTGAATATGAAATCGGTTACTTCTGGTTTAGAATGCACCGTGGAATTGAACTATCACGGAAGCTTCATTACCTTCGTCGTAAGTGGATCACATTCATGATACCAGGCATATATTAACATTCCCGCGTATCCGCATGTTCCCATTATAATCACGACACCGACTATGAAGATCCAGAGCGCTCTGAAACCGACAAATTACTGGCACAATTTCTCCCTACAATTTACCTTTACTTATAAATCATTCAGCACACCAACGGGAAATCCCTCGTTACGAAAGAATAGGGTGTGCATTTTCTGACCGTCGTactcaaaaaacaaaaaatactgTAGAATCAATAATCTATATTAACCTTTTTTGCTTTTACGTTTCAATTAGTGAACAGCCATTTTGTGACAAAACTTTGTTGAAAAAATAAGAAGACTTTTTTTCGAAACAATTTTACCACACATAACTTTAACCTTTGaactattaaatttttttgGTAATTCTGTAAATTCACTTTACCTTTAAAATACAGTGTCTAAAAGAATTTTAGAATCTAaacaaattgtttaataaaaatcgtattgaTCAAATATGAAATGTACATTTCACTTATGTTAGTCAAATTATGAATTACTTAATTGTTAGTGGTGTAATATTGTGAAGAATATGAAGTctgattattaaaatatatttaagtGAAATATAGCTAATTTCGACAATTTCGTTGGGCATATGCGTCCGTTGGTAAGTCGAAGGCTAATTATAAGTGTAGATACAATTAGTATACCTCCTAGCCGACTTCAGAGTGGGCAACGAGAGATAGCGCTGTATCATGTTTTGATTGATGGCAGATATTTGCAGCCAGTGAACGAAACCGCCTATCACGAGCGACCAGATCGTGTGTCTCGTGAGAGGATTCCAATCTGCCCTATTAGACGGTGCGTATAAGTTAACGACGGTTAACACTATAATGGTTTTTTAATCGAGTTACGATCGTAGATTACTCACGAGGGCAACTCGAGCCTGCCAGATTCCAGATTCCTTCTTAGCACCACTGGCAATCCACCAACATCCGACGTTCCTTTGATTATTATCAGTAGCATGGACCCGAACATAATGAACGTCTGAATAAAGTCGGTCCATACTACTGCTCGTATACCACCCTGATCAGCACAAAACGATAATTGTCAAAACGCCATTTTTCTACACCGATAGGAAATTACGATTTTTGTTTattgaaaacatttaaagagcatttattaataaatcgaaaaaaataatgaagcaTGCATGACGGCGCACGTGCCAACGAATCATAATTCGATTATTTCAACTTATTTTTCATTTGTATACAGTCAAAAGAGATGCTTTAAAAGAAGACTGTTAAGATTTGTAACTTTAGTTAATTAGCAACTTTAgttgatttaaaaaatgtgcatTTCTTGCCTAATCCTTTGCCTAAGAGTCAAGAAATGATTGCTTACCACACAAGTGTAAAAAATGCACACCATACACACGAACGGGGTGACTATGTGAACATTCGCCCCCGTAACTGTAGACACAACgtacaatattatatttattatttctcacGAGCGGCATTTCATTTTAACGCGAGTTTTATACCTTGATTAAAAGCCAGCGCCGGCACGTAAATGACAATAGGAAGCCAGGTCATCTAAAAGTATGTGtctctattaaaaaattttttaattcaagcagaaccaattgAGTATCGTAGTATGGTCATAAAGATTGATCGAAAGAACTTACAACGCCGATCGAAAAGAGCGCCGATCCCAGCAGCCTAATCTTTTTGTCGAAACGTTTCTCGAGGTACTCGTAGGTGCTTGTTAATTTCAGTCCATGGAAGACTGGCAAATATATTATGGACATGACGAAACCAACGACGATTACACCGAGAGCGATGAAAAGATAGCTAGTGCCGTGCACGTAAACCTCGGTGGGTGTGCCCAGCAATGAAATACCTGTTATTGCAATAATCATTCATCGGTGAATGCAAAATAGCGCatcagaaatataaaaattctaatcgaattatacaaattaaattatgaaatatcATTGCCTCGGAATTTCTACAATTCTTCCTTTTTTAATAGAACTCCATAAAGCGAATTTGAAAGGGTCCTATTTACCCTCGCGGAAAGTTATGGAAAAGGGTCAGATACGTTTTTGGCCTTTGAgatcgttaatttttaacaataaatattttgtagaaTCCTACCTGATATAAAACTGGCTATAAGACTGAAGCTGACAGGGAACGTTTTCATGTTTCTACCGCCTACGAGGTACTCGACTTCTCCCGAAGATTTATGAATGAAGCCGAAGTAAATTCCAATGGCCCCGCAGATCATCAGCATGAACGCGAACACCGAGTAATCGTACGGGCCGAAATTTCGCAACATTTCGCCGACTTCCTGGACCGTAGGTCGGTCCTGCGACCAGACCTCAATAGGTACTTCCGCAGTCATCTTGTTGCAAAACGGAATTTTGTGGTCGATCCTACGCCTTTAGGCGCCTCGCGTTACAAGAGAGATCTTCTAGACAACtaataaatcaatttgattTAGAAACAAATCTAGAAATGGCAATAATTATATGGCAcgattattattgttatattattaatatttttcattagttTGCTGGAACATCAGTGAAACCGACATCTAACACCTGTTTTTAATCTATGTTATATTAATTACAGTTTAAAATACTTCACAATTAACACGCGATACACTCTTAACTGtttattactatttatttttatgtggATAATAAAAACcacattattgaaattatatagtCTTAATATGTGGTTTATGCGAGCTAAGCATTTTACAGAAATCAGAATACTTTATTGGATTCAACGTTATCTAATAATATTATCAAACACtacgaatatttttatttcactgcGATCTTTACACGCTCGTGCACTATGAAGTTTTATATTACGGTTTTAATAGTGTATGTTAACACGGAAGTTGCGATACAAAATAAACTGCAATTAAGAAGACATTGTTTTTCAGTATTCATtttgtttattataaaaataaagagCGTACATACCGTGATTATTGTAGCGTACGAGCTTTTTGTCCATTAAGTTTTTCTGTCAGAAAAGCTCATAGATCAATGGACTTCTGCTACTTCCGCCCACATACATTCGCAACGAACAACAGATGCAAACTAATAGTAAAACTATAAAAACTATATGTTTAAACGACGCTCGTTTCTCCACTGTGTACACGTAGAAAAAAGGATAGTTTCTATTTGCATAGGAACCGGATGGAAAATTGACTCGATGTGTTCAGCGGTCGGGTAGGTGTAATGACTGACCGTAGAAAGTCGCAGGGGTATCTCGGAAGACCGTCCACAACTACCGCGGACAGTTCATCTGAAAAGAGCCACATACAAACCTGAAGCGGCCCGATACGATTGCACACATCATGACTGTGCCATTGTAACAATTTTCTCATTAAACCGACAATGGACATTAAGTGCGATGTTAAAACGACCGAGTATATGCCAGAGTGAGTCGTAAGTGGATAATGTGACCTAAATATAGTTGTAGTCGGATAAATGTGGTCGTGTACATGATCGCTATTTGAGTTCCTGAACGATTTTTGGGAATCAAAGGTTTATCAATGGTCGTTATAATGTGTTACGATCATTCGAACTTTTGTATTTGGAAAATATACTGTTTTAACCATAAACTTATAGAAAACAATAAAATACTcgcattttcttttaaatttaattaagaaTCTTGATCTGTTTGATACAACGTTCTtaaaagtaattaataaattgtaagtAAATGTGTTGTTTATGTTTAAAGGCTAAAGTGTTTATCCCTCGTAGAAACGTGGCAATTCGTTACCCAGTATAACTTTCCTTTCAACCCCCTTTTCTGTAATAACGCCAGTTCGAATGACACCGCCGCTGCTACCGTCACGTGCCATCGCCAATGCCAACGCTGTAAAGTCGTGAAAGCGGCATAAGTATCACACCATTAAATAATTATGCTGTGTAGAAATCGAGCTTAAGAACTACGTACTATTTTCAACTAGTTTAATGCTCTCCTCCTTTGACATATTTGGTTTATATTGCGAATCCATGTAACCATACACATACGTTGAACCGGACCCACCAATAGAAATTGGTTGTCGTACGCACATACCACCTAGAGGAACGCTATAAACTTGACCTCCCTTCCGGCTGTCCCATCCAGCTACTAAGATCCCAGCCATTAAAGAATCTCGATAGTTATAACATAATTCACGGAATACACTTGCTGCTGTCTCAACTAACGGTTCTGTGCCTAATTCCattctaaaaaatataaatatgtccTCCATGATGAAATAGCCCAAAACTGGTTATCATAACAGTATTATAGTATTATATGTGAAGTACTTACTTAAGAAAATTTAAATGATATGCAACTATATCAGAAATGGCCTGACTATCTGCTGCAGAACCAGAACGACAACAGTAAATGTAGTCTGTTATTTTTGTCAACTTGTCAGCGAACCGATTGGAAACGTAAGTCCTGAAAGAGTATCAATTAATACCAGAATTATCAATAACAATCAATTATACCAATTTAAAGCTGCTTCTTACCCTGTTGTTGCTCTAGAATCTGCTCCAATCACGACTCCTCCATCAAATTCACATGCCATAATTGACGTCTAGTCAACAtgataattataaatattatagaaaCAGTAAAATAGTTAGTAAAATTAAAATGCTAATGATTATAAGCAAGCGACACAAGTGCATggaaaaacataaatatttcatcataaattataaaattattgtcAGCAAAAATAcatcataaaaaaattgttaagatAAACAGATATAGCAAGCTATTTTGTCCttattatgaatttttcattaataatagtTTTAAGTTTGCACTGTCATCCTAACCTAAAAACATGTTCATGTCATGATTAAACGTGACTTACTCCAGTACTTTGCTCCGAATGAAGCCAATCTGGAACTAAATTGGTAGTATCTGCGTGCAGATTTGGCTCCactaaattattcaaaatataagCCATTATTTCAAATTGTAATAAACTTTGTGTACAGGATTTCTATTGTTTAACGTTAGCAAATTGAAAGCTCATCCGCTACTGCAGCATGCCATCTACATGCATAATCTATGGTCAAAGTAACCTATCCTTCCTTGACAAGTATAGAACAATCAGCGAATTGTGATTAAGAATTACATTAAATTGCttcaaattatttaataaattttttttacagtACTGTCTATGAACAAATATTAATTGTGCCCTTCTAAATTCATACTTCAAATGTATTAAAAAAGACACATAACGCCATTCACGGCGGAACACCCAAGCTGTATCGTATCTTAGACGAGGTTACCGACGAGACACtgttatcacagacgaggtataggagcaCAGACGAggctcctatacctcgtctgtggtactaCGAAATACCGACTCTACccaaatagaatagaatattagTGAGAATTAAGTATACTCCCAATAATCAATAATTTTATgcaagttactctgtatctcgagtactattagccatttttactaaaaaaatcAGGTGGTAAGggggtattcgacagcatcattggaaagaggaattcttataatcgttaaacaagcagagataataaatttatcagtgtattTTGTTCAATAAATTAAAGCGTGCCAatgttcatggttcaaaagttattcggttccttgagttctatcatctatctttactaaaaaaattaggtgacaagatggtcaagggagtgcttgtcgatatcattggcgaaaggaattgttataaacattaaacggccagaaataataaatttatcaataattactatcacggcgatcgttactaatccaattacaaaacttcttaatttttcattatttttttacaggACTTTCGCCAAcgtatttgtggcatttttcttgACTAATTGACGGTATGCAGTAACTTTTGGACGTAGAAGGGGATAAAACTAACGTAAGATTAAGATCTGCACGAACGAACTAATGAATAACTAATGATTTCCAGATTCATGATTTATATTGCGTGCGCTGTGGATCAGGACATGAGGAATGAAGAATGACAATCAGGAATGAGGAACGTTTTACGTAAACGCAGCAGTCCAAAATGGAAAAGTACATTATGCGGTCAACTTTATCCGAATTTGCCGAAATTCGTAACCGAATTTATTTACAACAGCAAAAACAACAGACGAATCACTTAATACTAACAAACCATAAACGGTAAATATATTTTAacaagaaacagaaaaatatatagcGAAAATACTTTCATTGTTTAAGGGTACAGAAGAACGAAGTCTTTGTTTAGCATCATCTGGTtcactttccttttcccttTCACTATGTCGCGTCTCACTATTCCTTCCTTTTCAGCCGTTCGGTCGTGCAACAAATCGACTGTCATGCTCTCTGAGCTGTCGACTACTTTTTGCCTTGGAAACCTCTAAGGCAAAACACAGAAGTATTTTTCCAGATTGTCGCccctaaaaattctgaaatcaaCAATTTCGTAAGTAACTCGATCATTCAACGACCGTCACtttcatttaacaaaaaattaaggAAATTCTTGGTCAGAAATATGAATTTTAGTCTAACTgtaaatttgtaaaatcaaacacCCGCCTTCGTgaaaatcataaattaaaaattaccttAGAAATTATAATTCTGTGATATCCAGGATTTCGTAGAAATAATTTCCCTCGACTCTTGCTGGGACAGTTGTGTAGCTCTGTTATGCGGTGTGACACCTCCATCCGATTTCACGATGCTGTCGAATCCAAACTCATCATCATCACCGGGAATGCCACCGGGCTTAGCAAAATCGCTCAacgcctctatcctctcgtccaTAAAATCGAATTTTCCATCATCGTTAACCGGAATCACTTTCGATTCACCTACTTCGTCACCTTCTCCACCATGACGACCCTCTCGGTTATCAACAGCCTCAGTTTCAGAACTGTTTTTACCCCCATTCAACTTATCCTCCACTGTACTTTTCTTCGCTTCATCTTTTTCTTCAGCAACTCGACTTTCTGTATCAATTTCGTCAGACACGTTCGCGCGATGTTCCATCGTCATGTTTCTCTCTACAGGTGAGTCTAAGACCTTAAGATCTTCGTTACTCAATTTATCCTTATTTTTAAGATTAGCATCTTTCGGATCATCTACTAATTTTGTCGATTTCCTTCTCGCCAGTCTTGGCAATGAAGTTGTGCTTATCGTAGGCGTTGTCACCATCTTTTGTCTTCTTCTGCCTCGATTGACAGCGCTCTTCGTCGTAATTTCCACGTTGGAAAGACTCTTCACAGGCCTACGCCTTCTCTTATGCTGGTGCAGCGTGGAGTTTACTTCCCTCTTAGAATTAAGAACCTCTTGATTCGCCTTCTTCACCGCCAATCGAGACTCTCCATTGTCCAAAGAATTCCTCAACAATCCAGTCGAGCTTCTATTTTTAGCAACAGAATCGAGCAAGGTGCTACTTGCTACCTTCTTCCCGCTTCTCCTCGGCGCGAGCGTGACATCTTCAGGAACGATTCCTCTCGAAACTCCTCGACCACGAGCTTTCTTCTCCCCGGAATCTTCCGGCTTCTCCTTCGACTTCTCATCGGAAGATTTCTCATCGCGTTCTAAGATCTCTTTGATAGATCTACTAATCTCCTCCACCTTCTTCGATTGAGCAGCCCCAGGCAGTTTCACTTTCTTAGAACTGTATTTGCTGCTGTACTTCTTCACCGGTCGAGTTTCGCTGCTGCTCTCGACGTTGTCAGAATCGTTTTCTACGGACGAGTCCTCTCTTCGAGTCCAGAATCGAATTCTTCCTCGAGGATTCGCGTTCCTTCGATACTTGGTCGTGCGAGCGCCGTCGTGGTCCTCTTCGTCGTCCAACCTCTTGCTCTTGCGAGCCAAGCGTTCTCGCCGCTCCCAGGGATACTCGTAGTCCCCGATCGATTGATCGTAGTATCGATTACGTTTACGTCGCTTCTTCTCGTTCTCCTTGTCCCGGTGCCAGGGGAAAACGTACTCGTCCTTCTCCTCGCTCTCTTCGGAGTCCTCTTCCGAACCGTTCCTGAAGAACGACTTTCTCGACTTCAGAAACGAAAACGGCGGATGAAAGAACGCAGGCTTGCTCAATCGTGGTCCAAGATCTTTGTATTTCTCGTCCTCGTAGCTTACCGCTGGAGAGGACGGTCTGTCCCAGTAGCTGAAGAAAGTTCGTCCTTCTTTCGAGTCGTTGTTCTTCGAGGCACTGCCCTCTTCGGACGATTCTCTGCTGGGTTCGGCGTTCGTGTTGCTTTCCGCTTTCTCCGAAGACTCCTCGTCGGAGAAGTACGAGTGGTGAACAGTCTTCGGCGCGTTGTTCTCCTTTTCGAGGCTCTCCTTGGAATCCGTGAGGTTCACAGGTGAATCAGAACGTTCGGTGTcgttcgagaaaatcgatttcttgAACTCCTCGGAGGAGAAGTCCGTGTAGCTCGGAGAAACGAAGCCGGCGAAACTCTTCGATCTTGAAACCTCCTCTGGCTGCTGCGTGGTTGTTTGCTCCTCGCTCAGGTCCTCGTGAACTGCGTATCCGTTTCCGGTTTTGTTGGTCGGCACGGTTGACAGTTCGATGGAACTTTGATTCGATTCGTCGATCGGGGTATTCAATTTTTCGCCTATCGTGTCGTTCAAGAAGTATTGAACATTCTTATTCTCTTTGATCGGCTCTCTGTCTTCAACAGTTCTGTGCGTTGTAGCAGTTAAAAATGGCTCCGTGGAGACTATCAAAGACAATTCCGTCGTGCTGGGAACCGGAACaggcctcctcctcctcttgaTATAATTGTACTTGGGTTCTTTCCTCCGAGGATCCTCCACTACCTCGGTTTTATTCGTGAACTTCCCGACTCTGCTGAACTCCCCCTTCGGTTTCGAGTATCTGATCCGATCTTTGATCGTGTAGATGATCTTCGGAGGTGTCTCTGTCTCGCCAGAGTCCGAGGACGGAGTTTCGGGAACTTTCGATTTTTCTGTCACCTCGGGTACCATAGAAAACGTATCAGACGTTTTTTCAATAGAATCGCTGATCCTTTCCAAATTTTTAACTCCCTCGTCTTCGAATCGTCCAACGTTTTCCTCGCTCGACGTTGTTTCTTTGCTGCCATCGCCTAATCCCACCGACGATAGTTCAGAAGACCGACCGAAGAACTCTCGATGATCGTCCCTCGCGCCTCGTTTGTACCTGATGATCCTCCGACGATGATTGATCGGCCGCAATCCGTTCGGCGTCACCTGCACCAGCTGCAGCCTGCTCTTGCTCTTCTGCGGTACTCTAACCCTTTTGTACAACAATCTTTGTCCGTTGAAGTACCTCGGCGGAGCCATTCCTCCAACCTTCACGTCCGAACCGCTCGAGTGTTCCTCGCTGTTCGAAGACTTCCTGTCTTTCTCCTTCTTCCCGCCCTTCGTCGCGTTCGAGGATGTGTTAGTTTTAACTATGTCGATCTCGGTGACTTCAGCTTCTTTGGATGTCGGGACCGTGGTGATCTCCTCCACTTGATACGAATTCGCCATGTTCTTGATGGTCCCCATCACGTCCTCGTAGACCTGGTTCTGATAGGGTGTGTACAACGACGACACCTCGCTGGCGGCCGGAAGCGGCCGTCTGATCATCTTCTGCGGCCTTCGAGGCTTCACGTATCTCACGCTGCTGCTTTTTATCCTGACCACTCGAGGCCTAGACCCCGCCACCGGTCTCGAGTAGCTTTTGACGCGAACGCGTCTAGATCTTGGTGCTCTTGCGCTCGTGGACTTCGGTTTTCGTTGCCGAGGTTGGCTCTTATGGTTCTGATGGTTCTCCGGCCTCTTCGACGACTTCTGCACTACATTCTCGTCGTCCTCCTTCGGGAAAAGCATGATTCTCGAAGCGAATTTCTTCGGGTTCACTTCCAGATGCGGCAGCGGGTCTTCCACCTCTTTCTCCAGAAACAACGGATTGTCGAACGGGTCGTCGTCGAAGTACTTCGCTTTGAAGCAGTCCAGCTTGTCCCCCAGGCCCTTCAGACGTTGAGGATTCTCGTTCACGCCCTTCTCAGCAATTGGTTTCTCCTCTTCCGGTAGCACGTCCAAGTTTGGCTCCACCTCGTCGCAGTGCTTGTAAACGTCCCGGGACTTGTAGAAGTTCATTCGCCCGTACGTCTTCCCTGGAACTTTCTGAGGATCCGTCGCGTACCTCAGAGCTGAAGGGTTCGGCAATTGCTCGTTTTCATAGAACGGATACTTGTCTTTGTCCACGGTCGACTCTGTGGTAGTGACACTGTCAGCATTCTCTTCTTCGGCGATTTCCTCCACGTAGTCGAAATCTGGGACTTCCGGTACCTCCACCTCGATCTTCTTCTCTTcgtcattttcatcctcttcttGTTCTTCGTTGTCGTCGAATCGAGCCTCGATCTCTTTGTTGATCACATCGTCGGTTATCTCCGGTGACTCCTGTAGGAGATCTTCGTGACTCTTCATGGTTGGTTGGTCTTCTTTCACTGAatccttttcaattttttcttcaGCTTCGTCAAAGGGTAAAGACTTGCTTTTTCGTTGATATAGATCTTCGTCCGTTTTGTTCGAATCGAAGTGTATTTCAGAGTCAACTTCGCGATGACTTCTCTTGGGTCTTAAAAGTTCACGATTGATAATTGTCTCCTTGTTTCCTTTCCTCTTCTCACTTTCAATTTTCTTACTGCTCGCAtctacttcttcttcgtttATTTCTGACACGATTTCTGACATATTTCTGGGTTTGctttcctctttcttcttctcGCCGACCACCTTCTCAAAATCATCTGTGACATTGTCATGTCGCTTTTCAATCTTATTCGGATTGCTTCCTCCGTCCACGTTCTCCAAGTCGTAATCCCTTTCACGAGAAGATTTCTTCAGTTCCACAGCCAAAATTTTTCTACCGTGTCCAACAGACTC is a window of Halictus rubicundus isolate RS-2024b chromosome 4, iyHalRubi1_principal, whole genome shotgun sequence DNA encoding:
- the LOC143353358 gene encoding sodium-coupled monocarboxylate transporter 1, which codes for MTAEVPIEVWSQDRPTVQEVGEMLRNFGPYDYSVFAFMLMICGAIGIYFGFIHKSSGEVEYLVGGRNMKTFPVSFSLIASFISGISLLGTPTEVYVHGTSYLFIALGVIVVGFVMSIIYLPVFHGLKLTSTYEYLEKRFDKKIRLLGSALFSIGVMTWLPIVIYVPALAFNQVTGANVHIVTPFVCMVCIFYTCVGGIRAVVWTDFIQTFIMFGSMLLIIIKGTSDVGGLPVVLRRNLESGRLELPSADWNPLTRHTIWSLVIGGFVHWLQISAINQNMIQRYLSLPTLKSARRALWIFIVGVVIIMGTCGYAGMLIYAWYHECDPLTTKLAGAKDQLLPLLVMNVLKEMPGLPGLFVAGVFSAALSSLSTGLNSMSAVVLEDFIKPFRKTPFTPKAADILMKLTVVILGIICVALVFVVEKTGSHVLQLTTSLGSITSGPSLGIFSMGVLLPWVNAKGALLGGLSGLSFMSWISLSAEAAIASGKLKFDEKPVSTEGCYYTFPQVENLMIFLPPDNILNEGEDNMLPEPLALYRLSYLWYTVTGALVTMSVGLLVSLISSQNVEKLDPMLVAPVIRRFLKSSNKEVQPAEVGNIDIGLEVRGTRQENTSRDSSLA
- the Prosbeta1 gene encoding proteasome beta1 subunit, which codes for MAYILNNLVEPNLHADTTNLVPDWLHSEQSTGTSIMACEFDGGVVIGADSRATTGTYVSNRFADKLTKITDYIYCCRSGSAADSQAISDIVAYHLNFLKMELGTEPLVETAASVFRELCYNYRDSLMAGILVAGWDSRKGGQVYSVPLGGMCVRQPISIGGSGSTYVYGYMDSQYKPNMSKEESIKLVENTLALAMARDGSSGGVIRTGVITEKGVERKVILGNELPRFYEG